In one window of Mercurialis annua linkage group LG4, ddMerAnnu1.2, whole genome shotgun sequence DNA:
- the LOC126678921 gene encoding 60S ribosomal protein L7a-2, with the protein MAPKRGVKAPALAKKKPEKVLNPLFEKRPKQFGIGGALPPKKDLTRFVKWPHVVRIQRQRRILKQRLKVPPAVNQFTKTLDKNLATQLFKLLLKYRPEDKAAKKERLVLRAQAEAEGKTVESKKPIVVKYGLNHVTYLIEQNKAQLVIIAHDVDPIELVVWLPALCRKMEVPYAIVKGKSRLGAIVHQKTAAALCLTSVKNEDKLEFSKILEAVKANFNDKFDEHRKRWGGGIMGSKSQAKTKAKERVLAKEAAQRMN; encoded by the exons ATG GCTCCCAAAAGAGGTGTGAAGGCCCCAGCCTTGGCGAAGAAGAAACCG GAAAAGGTTTTAAATCCTTTGTTTGAAAAGAGGCCGAAGCAATTTGGAATTGGTGGTGCTCTGCCACCTAAGAAGGACTTGACCAGATTTGTCAAGTGGCCCCATGTTGTTCGTATTCAGAGGCAAAGGAGAATCCTGAAGCAGCGTTTGAAGGTTCCTCCTGCTGTTAACCAGTTCACAAAGACGCTCGACAAGAACCTTG CCACCCAACTCTTCAAGTTATTGCTCAAGTATAGACCTGAAGACAAGGCAGCTAAGAAGGAAAGGCTTGTTCTAAGAGCACAGGCTGAAGCTGAGGGAAAAACCGTGGAATCAAAGAAGCCTATTGTTGTCAAATATGGGCTTAACCATGTTACTTACCTCATTGAGCAG AACAAGGCTCAGCTTGTAATTATTGCTCATGATGTTGATCCAATTGAGCTTGTTGTTTGGTTGCCTGCCTTGTGCCGGAAAATGGAGGTCCCATATGCAATTGTCAAGGGCAAATCTCGACTTGGAGCT ATCGTCCACCAAAAGACTGCTGCAGCTTTGTGCCTTACATCAGTAAAGAATGAAGACAAATTGGAATTCAGCAAGATTTTAGAGGCAGTTAAG GCCAACTTTAATGACAAATTTGACGAGCATCGCAAGAGGTGGGGTGGTGGCATCATGGGATCCAAATCTCAAGCGAAAACTAAAGCTAAGGAGAGAGTCTTAGCCAAAGAAGCTGCACAGAGAATGAATTAA